The Burkholderia mayonis genome window below encodes:
- a CDS encoding amino acid ABC transporter permease codes for MSYHWNWGIFLSPVSTGEPTTYLGWLMSGFWVTVKVSLVAWLIALVVGSLFGVLRTVPNKWLSAIGTVYVSIFRNIPLIVQFFVWYLVVPELLPVSIGTWIKQLPPGTQFFTASIVCLGLFTGARVCEQVRSGINALPKGQRAAGLAMGFTQWQTYRYVLLPVAYRIIVPPLTSEFLNIFKNSAVASTIGLLDLSAQARQLVDYTAQTYESFIAVTLAYVLINLVVMSFMRWVESKSRLPGYIGGK; via the coding sequence ATGTCTTACCACTGGAACTGGGGCATCTTCCTGAGCCCCGTTTCGACGGGCGAACCGACGACCTATCTCGGCTGGCTGATGTCGGGATTCTGGGTGACGGTCAAGGTGTCGCTCGTCGCGTGGCTGATCGCGCTCGTCGTCGGTTCGCTGTTCGGCGTGCTGCGCACCGTCCCGAACAAGTGGCTCTCGGCGATCGGCACAGTCTACGTATCGATCTTCCGCAACATCCCGCTCATCGTGCAGTTCTTCGTCTGGTACCTCGTCGTACCCGAATTGCTGCCCGTGTCGATCGGCACCTGGATCAAGCAGCTGCCGCCCGGCACGCAGTTCTTCACGGCGTCGATCGTCTGTCTCGGCCTCTTCACCGGCGCGCGCGTCTGCGAGCAGGTGCGCTCCGGCATCAACGCGCTGCCGAAGGGCCAGCGCGCCGCCGGCCTCGCGATGGGCTTCACGCAATGGCAGACGTATCGCTACGTGCTGCTGCCGGTCGCCTACCGGATCATCGTGCCGCCGCTCACGTCGGAATTCCTGAACATCTTCAAGAACTCGGCGGTCGCGTCGACGATCGGCCTGCTCGACCTGTCCGCGCAGGCGCGCCAGCTCGTCGACTACACCGCGCAGACCTACGAGTCGTTCATCGCCGTCACGCTTGCGTACGTGCTCATCAACCTCGTCGTCATGTCGTTCATGCGCTGGGTCGAGAGCAAGTCCCGGCTGCCCGGCTACATCGGAGGCAAGTGA
- a CDS encoding amino acid ABC transporter ATP-binding protein produces the protein MISIKNVSKWYGQFQVLTNCTTEVNKGEVVVVCGPSGSGKSTLIKTVNGLEPFQEGEILVNGQSVGDKKTNLSKLRSKVGMVFQHFELFPHLSITENLTLAQIKVLGRSKDEATEKGLKLLDRVGLKAHAHKYPGQLSGGQQQRVAIARALSMDPIAMLFDEPTSALDPEMINEVLDVMVELAKEGMTMMVVTHEMGFAKKVAHRVIFMDQGLIVEDDRKEDFFANPKSDRAKDFLAKILH, from the coding sequence ATGATTTCCATTAAGAACGTGTCGAAGTGGTACGGCCAGTTCCAGGTGCTGACCAACTGCACGACGGAAGTGAATAAAGGTGAAGTGGTGGTCGTGTGTGGGCCGTCGGGCTCGGGCAAGTCGACGCTGATCAAGACGGTCAACGGCCTCGAGCCGTTCCAGGAAGGCGAGATTCTCGTCAATGGGCAGTCGGTCGGCGACAAGAAGACGAACCTGTCGAAGCTGCGCTCGAAGGTCGGGATGGTGTTTCAGCACTTCGAACTGTTTCCGCACCTGTCGATCACCGAGAACCTGACGCTCGCGCAGATCAAGGTGCTCGGCCGCAGCAAGGACGAGGCGACCGAGAAGGGATTGAAGCTGCTCGATCGCGTCGGGCTGAAGGCGCATGCGCACAAGTATCCAGGGCAGTTGTCGGGCGGCCAGCAGCAGCGCGTCGCGATCGCGCGCGCGTTGTCGATGGATCCGATCGCGATGCTGTTCGACGAGCCGACGTCGGCGCTCGATCCGGAGATGATCAACGAGGTGCTCGACGTGATGGTCGAGCTCGCGAAGGAAGGCATGACGATGATGGTCGTCACGCACGAGATGGGCTTCGCGAAGAAGGTCGCCCATCGCGTGATCTTCATGGACCAGGGCTTGATCGTCGAGGACGACCGCAAGGAAGACTTCTTTGCGAATCCGAAGTCGGATCGCGCGAAGGACTTTCTGGCGAAGATCCTGCATTGA
- the gltK gene encoding glutamate/aspartate ABC transporter permease GltK, which translates to MHQFDWSSIPGALPTLWTGAIITLQITLLAIVVGIVWGTLLALMRLSGVKPLAWFAQGYVTVFRSIPLVMVLLWFFLIVPQVLQGVLGLSPTIDIRLASAMVAFSLFEAAYYSEIIRAGIQSVPRGQVNASFALGMNYAQAMRLVILPQAFRAMVPLLLTQAIVLFQDTSLVYVISLADFFRTAANIGDRDGTSVEMILFAGACYFVVCSVASALVKGLQKKVTR; encoded by the coding sequence ATGCATCAGTTCGACTGGAGTAGTATTCCCGGCGCGCTGCCGACGCTCTGGACCGGCGCGATCATCACGCTGCAGATCACGCTGCTCGCGATCGTGGTCGGGATCGTCTGGGGCACGCTGCTTGCGCTGATGCGGCTGTCGGGCGTCAAGCCGCTCGCGTGGTTCGCGCAGGGCTACGTGACCGTGTTCCGCTCGATCCCGCTCGTGATGGTGCTCTTGTGGTTCTTCCTGATCGTGCCGCAGGTGCTGCAGGGCGTGCTCGGCCTGTCGCCGACGATCGACATCCGGCTCGCATCGGCGATGGTCGCGTTCTCGCTGTTCGAGGCCGCGTATTATTCGGAGATCATTCGGGCCGGCATTCAGTCGGTGCCGCGCGGGCAGGTCAATGCGTCGTTCGCGCTCGGCATGAACTACGCGCAGGCGATGCGCCTCGTGATCCTGCCGCAGGCGTTTCGCGCGATGGTGCCGCTGTTGCTCACGCAGGCGATCGTGCTGTTCCAGGACACGTCGCTCGTCTACGTGATCAGCCTGGCGGACTTCTTCCGCACGGCCGCGAACATCGGCGATCGCGACGGCACGAGCGTCGAGATGATCCTGTTCGCGGGCGCATGCTATTTCGTCGTGTGCTCGGTCGCATCCGCGTTGGTCAAAGGTCTCCAGAAAAAGGTCACAAGATGA
- the purB gene encoding adenylosuccinate lyase, which translates to MSDTRPDTLFALTALSPIDGRYASKTEALRDWLSEAAFMRHRVTVEVHWLIALSRAGFAEVPRFSEAAEQFLLQLVERFTAHDAARIKEIERVTNHDVKAVEYWLKESVKGQVELEKASEFIHFACTSEDINNTSHGMMLAGARQHVILPALRTVQGRLVALAHAHAEQPMLSRTHGQPASPTTLGKEIANVAARLARAIERIEKVEILGKMNGAVGNFNAHLSAYPEFDWEAFSRDVIENRLKLTFNPYTIQIEPHDYMAELFDAVSRANTILLDLDRDVWGYISVGYFKQKTKAGEIGSSTMPHKVNPIDFENSEGNLGLANATLRHLADKLPVSRWQRDLTDSTVLRNMGVALGYSLLAYDSLIRGLDKLEVNPQRLNEDLDNCWEVLAEPVQTVMRRFGIENPYEQLKELTRGKGITRDALQQFIGTLAIPQDAKERLLAMTPASYVGKAVELAKRIA; encoded by the coding sequence ATGTCCGACACCCGTCCCGATACCCTTTTCGCCCTCACCGCGCTCTCGCCCATCGACGGCCGCTACGCCAGCAAGACCGAAGCGCTGCGCGACTGGCTCTCCGAGGCCGCCTTCATGCGCCACCGCGTCACCGTCGAGGTGCACTGGCTGATCGCGCTGTCGCGCGCCGGCTTCGCCGAAGTGCCGCGCTTCTCGGAAGCCGCCGAGCAGTTCCTGCTGCAACTCGTCGAGCGCTTCACCGCGCACGACGCCGCGCGCATCAAGGAAATCGAGCGCGTGACGAATCACGACGTGAAAGCCGTCGAGTACTGGCTGAAGGAATCCGTCAAGGGCCAGGTCGAGCTAGAGAAAGCGAGCGAATTCATCCACTTCGCGTGCACGTCGGAAGACATCAACAACACGTCGCACGGGATGATGCTCGCCGGCGCGCGCCAGCACGTGATCCTGCCCGCGCTGCGCACGGTGCAAGGCCGCCTCGTCGCGCTCGCGCACGCGCACGCCGAGCAGCCGATGCTGTCGCGCACGCACGGCCAGCCGGCCAGCCCGACGACGCTCGGCAAGGAAATCGCGAACGTCGCCGCGCGTCTCGCGCGCGCGATCGAGCGGATCGAGAAGGTCGAGATCCTCGGCAAGATGAACGGCGCGGTCGGCAACTTCAACGCGCACCTGTCCGCGTATCCGGAGTTCGACTGGGAAGCGTTCTCGCGCGACGTGATCGAGAATCGCCTGAAGCTCACGTTCAATCCGTACACGATTCAGATCGAGCCGCACGACTACATGGCCGAGCTGTTCGACGCCGTCTCGCGCGCGAACACGATCCTGCTCGACCTCGACCGCGACGTCTGGGGCTATATCTCGGTCGGCTACTTCAAGCAGAAGACGAAGGCGGGCGAAATCGGCTCGTCGACGATGCCGCACAAGGTCAACCCGATCGACTTCGAGAATTCGGAAGGCAACCTCGGCCTCGCGAACGCGACGCTGCGCCACCTCGCCGACAAGCTGCCGGTGTCGCGCTGGCAGCGCGACCTCACCGATTCGACGGTGCTGCGCAACATGGGCGTCGCGCTCGGCTATTCGCTGCTCGCATATGATTCGCTGATTCGCGGCCTCGACAAGCTCGAGGTGAACCCGCAGCGCCTGAACGAAGACCTCGACAACTGCTGGGAAGTGCTCGCCGAACCGGTGCAGACGGTGATGCGCCGCTTCGGCATCGAGAACCCGTACGAGCAGTTGAAGGAACTGACGCGCGGCAAGGGCATTACGCGCGACGCGCTGCAGCAGTTCATCGGCACGCTCGCGATTCCGCAGGACGCGAAGGAGCGCCTGCTCGCGATGACGCCCGCGTCGTACGTCGGCAAGGCGGTCGAGCTCGCGAAGCGCATCGCATAA
- a CDS encoding LysR substrate-binding domain-containing protein — translation MELKWLEDFVSLAETRSFSRSAELRHVSQPAFSRRIQALEAWLATELIDRSVYPTRLTQAGQVFYEQALVMLSQAHEARTLLRGHVGAPVPTIEFAVPHTLSLTYFPRWLQRIEAKMGQVHTRLRALNVHDAVLSLVEGGCDLVMGYHHPSHPVALDPARYDMLTLGAEPISPFSAPGRGGRARYSLPGAADAPVPYLSYTPNAYLGRMTEVIIANARAPLYLDKVYETDMAEALKAMALAGHGVAFLPHSAVEDAVAGGRLVRLGRAAKGGAEPFTLTMEIRLYRDKLAVQGDEPRQKLVRELWDVVREELGAA, via the coding sequence ATGGAACTCAAATGGCTCGAAGACTTCGTGTCGCTCGCGGAAACGCGCAGCTTCAGCCGCTCGGCCGAGCTGCGGCACGTGTCGCAACCCGCGTTTTCGCGCCGGATACAGGCGCTCGAAGCGTGGCTCGCGACGGAGCTGATCGATCGTTCGGTTTATCCGACCCGCCTCACGCAGGCGGGCCAGGTGTTCTACGAGCAGGCGCTCGTGATGCTGTCGCAGGCGCACGAGGCGCGCACGCTGCTGCGCGGCCACGTCGGCGCGCCGGTGCCGACGATCGAATTCGCGGTGCCGCACACGCTGTCGCTCACGTACTTTCCGCGCTGGCTGCAGCGGATCGAGGCGAAGATGGGGCAGGTCCACACGCGGCTGCGCGCGCTGAACGTGCACGACGCGGTGCTGTCGCTCGTCGAGGGCGGCTGCGATCTCGTGATGGGCTATCACCATCCGAGCCATCCCGTCGCGCTCGATCCGGCCCGCTACGACATGCTGACGCTCGGCGCCGAGCCGATCAGCCCGTTCTCGGCGCCCGGCCGCGGCGGCCGCGCGCGCTATTCGCTGCCCGGCGCGGCCGACGCGCCCGTGCCGTATCTGTCGTACACGCCGAACGCGTATCTCGGCCGGATGACCGAGGTGATCATCGCGAACGCTCGTGCACCGCTCTATCTCGACAAGGTCTACGAGACCGACATGGCCGAGGCGCTGAAGGCGATGGCGCTCGCCGGCCACGGCGTCGCGTTCCTGCCGCACAGCGCGGTCGAGGACGCGGTCGCGGGCGGGCGCCTCGTCCGGCTCGGCCGCGCGGCGAAGGGCGGCGCGGAGCCGTTCACGCTGACGATGGAAATCCGGCTCTATCGCGACAAGCTCGCCGTACAGGGCGACGAGCCGCGCCAGAAGCTCGTGCGCGAGCTCTGGGACGTGGTGCGCGAGGAGCTCGGCGCGGCCTGA
- a CDS encoding glutamate/aspartate ABC transporter substrate-binding protein — protein MKFPKAMLMVAALSTFAGGAIAQETGTLKKIKDTGVIALGHRESSIPFSYYDQNQQVVGYSRDFQMKVVDAVKKKLNLPNLQVKNIPVTSQNRIPLVQNGTVDIECGSTTNNLDRQKQAAFSNTIFVIGTRLMTKKDSGVKDFADLKGKTVVTTAGTTSERLLREMNNKNQMGMNIISAKDHGDSFQTLETGRAVAFMMDDALLAGERAKAKQPGEWVIVGKPQSQEAYGCMMRKDDPAFKKVVDDAITQVEKSGEAAKIYSKWFENPIPPKGLNLNFPLSDEMKKLYANPNDKALD, from the coding sequence ATGAAATTCCCGAAAGCAATGCTGATGGTCGCGGCGCTGAGCACGTTTGCCGGCGGCGCCATCGCTCAAGAAACGGGCACGCTGAAGAAAATCAAGGACACGGGCGTGATCGCGCTGGGGCACCGCGAATCGTCGATTCCGTTCTCGTACTATGACCAGAACCAGCAGGTCGTCGGCTACTCGCGCGACTTCCAGATGAAGGTCGTCGATGCGGTCAAGAAGAAGCTGAATCTGCCGAACCTGCAGGTGAAGAACATTCCGGTGACGTCGCAAAACCGCATTCCGCTCGTGCAGAACGGCACGGTCGACATCGAGTGCGGCTCGACGACGAACAACCTCGATCGCCAGAAGCAGGCGGCGTTCTCGAACACGATCTTCGTGATCGGCACGCGCCTGATGACGAAGAAGGATTCGGGCGTCAAGGACTTTGCCGACCTGAAGGGCAAGACCGTCGTGACGACGGCGGGCACGACGTCCGAGCGTCTGCTGCGCGAGATGAACAACAAGAATCAGATGGGGATGAACATCATCAGCGCGAAGGATCACGGCGATTCGTTCCAGACGCTCGAGACGGGCCGTGCGGTCGCGTTCATGATGGACGACGCGCTGCTCGCGGGCGAGCGCGCGAAGGCGAAGCAGCCGGGCGAATGGGTGATCGTCGGCAAGCCGCAATCGCAGGAGGCGTACGGCTGCATGATGCGCAAGGACGATCCGGCGTTCAAGAAGGTCGTCGACGACGCGATCACCCAGGTCGAGAAGTCGGGCGAAGCGGCGAAGATCTACTCGAAGTGGTTCGAGAATCCGATTCCGCCGAAGGGCCTGAATCTGAACTTCCCGCTCTCCGACGAGATGAAGAAGCTCTACGCGAACCCGAACGACAAGGCGCTCGACTGA
- a CDS encoding MFS transporter, which translates to MDTLRTSLRSGNWRSLLACFLYFDTGFTVWVLYGPLAPFISKDITMTAAQQGFLVAVPVLAAAILRVTLGNLYQSADGRRISLMGVLLSALPAVVLPFLPGTPSYTLLLVLGVFLGIGGASFAVALPMAGSSYPPKVQGLVLGLAAAGNIGAVLDGFMFPHIAAALGWKFSTAAALPLLAIAGFALFAWADDRGEKSGSAKRAFGAFGLTLVGLIALVLAVHEGVFGAGKTGVLLLPVMGALLAIAVLPGRYRAVLAERDTWVIMLIYSITFGGFVGMSSYVTLLLTTLYQMPKIEAGLFMSLLAFLGAIVRPLGGHLADRITGVRALMVILAAIAAADFAFAAVMPPLAGGIALLVCLYIAFGLGNGSTFQLVPHRWKGKTGLLSGIVGAAGGVGGFYLPVVMGIAKESTGSYQLGFATFGALSTCALVALVMLRAQWLRWASPELAAAAEPAAGTGMPIGGAARVGD; encoded by the coding sequence ATGGATACTTTGCGCACCTCCCTCCGGAGCGGCAACTGGCGCTCGCTTCTGGCGTGCTTCCTCTACTTCGATACGGGCTTCACCGTCTGGGTGCTGTACGGCCCGCTCGCGCCGTTCATCAGCAAGGACATCACGATGACGGCCGCGCAACAGGGCTTTCTCGTCGCGGTGCCAGTGCTCGCGGCGGCCATCCTGCGCGTCACGCTCGGCAACCTGTATCAGTCCGCCGACGGCCGGCGCATCTCGCTGATGGGCGTGCTGCTGTCCGCCCTGCCCGCCGTCGTGCTGCCGTTCCTGCCCGGCACGCCGTCGTACACGCTGCTCCTCGTGCTCGGCGTGTTCCTCGGGATCGGCGGCGCGAGCTTCGCGGTCGCGCTGCCGATGGCGGGCAGCAGCTATCCGCCGAAGGTGCAGGGCCTCGTGCTCGGCCTCGCCGCGGCAGGCAACATCGGCGCGGTGCTCGACGGCTTCATGTTCCCGCACATCGCGGCCGCGCTCGGCTGGAAGTTCTCGACGGCGGCCGCGCTGCCCCTCCTCGCGATCGCCGGCTTTGCGCTCTTCGCGTGGGCCGACGACCGCGGCGAGAAATCGGGCAGCGCGAAGCGCGCGTTCGGCGCATTCGGGCTCACGCTCGTCGGGCTGATCGCACTCGTGCTCGCCGTGCACGAAGGCGTGTTCGGCGCGGGCAAGACGGGCGTGCTGCTGCTCCCCGTGATGGGCGCGCTCCTCGCGATCGCCGTGCTGCCCGGCCGCTACCGCGCGGTGCTCGCCGAGCGCGACACGTGGGTCATCATGCTGATCTACAGCATCACGTTCGGCGGCTTCGTCGGGATGTCGTCGTACGTGACGCTGCTCCTCACGACGCTCTACCAGATGCCGAAGATCGAAGCGGGCCTCTTCATGTCGCTGCTCGCGTTCCTGGGCGCGATCGTACGCCCGTTAGGCGGCCACCTCGCCGACCGCATCACCGGCGTGCGCGCGCTGATGGTCATCCTCGCGGCGATCGCCGCCGCCGACTTCGCGTTCGCGGCCGTGATGCCGCCGCTCGCGGGCGGAATCGCGCTCCTCGTGTGCCTGTACATCGCGTTCGGCCTCGGCAACGGCTCGACGTTCCAGCTCGTCCCACACCGCTGGAAAGGCAAGACGGGCCTGCTGTCCGGCATCGTCGGCGCGGCGGGCGGCGTCGGCGGCTTCTATCTGCCCGTCGTGATGGGCATCGCGAAGGAAAGCACGGGCAGCTATCAGCTCGGCTTCGCGACGTTCGGCGCGCTGTCGACCTGCGCGCTCGTCGCGCTCGTCATGCTGCGCGCGCAGTGGCTGCGCTGGGCGTCGCCCGAGCTCGCAGCGGCCGCCGAGCCGGCGGCCGGAACCGGGATGCCGATCGGCGGCGCGGCACGCGTCGGCGACTGA
- a CDS encoding class II glutamine amidotransferase, producing the protein MCQLFGMNCAEPTDVTFSFTGFAARGGLTDHHADGWGIAFFEDKACRLFIDQQSSATSPIAEMVKRYPIKSKNTIAHIRKATQGHILLENCHPFMRELWGRHWIFAHNGDLQGYAPDLEGGVYQPVGTTDSEKAFCKLMQGLRDAFPGAQPPLPELFEQVGELTRDITRHGVFNFLMSNGQALFAHCSTRLHYLVRRWPFSTAHLIDEDISIDFAKYTTPEDRVAVIATQPLTDDEVWTALEPGELVMFQCGDVAATMRIPVPEAVLDKLRNPELDASASAPRHTAALAAGGDLGDDPVDF; encoded by the coding sequence ATGTGCCAACTCTTCGGAATGAACTGCGCCGAGCCGACGGACGTGACGTTCTCGTTTACGGGCTTTGCGGCCCGCGGCGGGCTCACCGACCACCATGCCGACGGCTGGGGCATCGCGTTCTTCGAGGACAAGGCGTGCCGCCTCTTCATCGACCAGCAGTCGTCCGCGACGTCGCCCATCGCCGAGATGGTCAAGCGCTACCCGATCAAGTCGAAGAACACGATCGCGCACATCCGCAAGGCGACGCAGGGGCACATCCTGCTCGAGAATTGCCATCCGTTCATGCGCGAGCTGTGGGGCCGCCACTGGATCTTCGCGCACAACGGCGATCTTCAGGGCTACGCGCCCGATCTCGAAGGCGGCGTCTATCAGCCGGTTGGCACGACCGACAGCGAGAAGGCGTTCTGCAAGCTGATGCAGGGGCTGCGTGACGCGTTCCCCGGCGCGCAGCCGCCGCTGCCCGAGTTGTTCGAGCAGGTCGGCGAGCTCACGCGCGACATCACGCGACACGGTGTCTTCAACTTCCTGATGTCGAACGGGCAGGCGCTGTTCGCGCACTGCTCGACACGCCTGCATTACCTCGTGCGGCGCTGGCCGTTCTCGACCGCGCACCTGATCGACGAGGACATCTCGATCGATTTCGCGAAATACACGACGCCGGAAGACCGCGTCGCGGTGATCGCGACGCAGCCCCTCACCGACGACGAAGTGTGGACCGCGCTCGAGCCGGGCGAACTCGTGATGTTCCAGTGCGGCGACGTCGCGGCGACGATGCGCATCCCGGTGCCGGAGGCCGTGCTCGACAAGCTCAGGAATCCGGAGCTGGACGCGTCGGCGTCGGCGCCGCGCCATACGGCCGCGCTCGCGGCGGGCGGCGATCTCGGCGACGATCCGGTCGATTTCTGA
- a CDS encoding Glu/Leu/Phe/Val family dehydrogenase, whose product MSSQSQSPSAVQSIPSYLHADDLGPWGNYLQQVDRVAPYLGSLSRWLETLKRPKRILIVDVPIELDNGTVAHFEGYRVQHNVSRGPGKGGVRYHQDVTLSEVMALSAWMSVKNAAVNVPYGGAKGGIRVDPRKLSRGELERVTRRYTSEIGIIIGPNTDIPAPDVNTNEQVMAWMMDTYSMNQGQTATGVVTGKPISLGGSLGRKEATGRGVFVVGCEAAKKKGVEVEGARIAVQGFGNVGGIAARLFQEAGAKVIVVQDHTGTIYRPAGVDTVKLLEHVANTGGVAGFEGAEPMPNDEFWTVETEILIPAALENQITEKNASKIRTKIIVEGANGPTTTAADDILNANGVLVIPDVIANAGGVTVSYFEWVQDFSSFFWTEDEINHRLERVMREAFAGVWAVAEEHKVSVRTAAFIVACKRILMAREMRGLYP is encoded by the coding sequence ATGTCTTCGCAATCGCAGTCTCCGTCCGCTGTGCAATCCATTCCGTCTTACCTGCACGCAGACGATCTCGGCCCCTGGGGCAACTATCTGCAGCAAGTCGACCGCGTCGCGCCGTATCTCGGCTCGCTGTCGCGGTGGCTCGAAACGCTGAAGCGCCCGAAGCGCATCCTGATCGTCGACGTGCCGATCGAGCTCGACAACGGCACCGTCGCGCACTTCGAGGGCTATCGCGTCCAGCACAACGTGTCGCGGGGCCCGGGCAAGGGCGGCGTGCGCTATCACCAGGACGTGACGCTCTCCGAGGTCATGGCGCTGTCCGCGTGGATGTCGGTGAAGAATGCTGCCGTGAACGTGCCGTACGGCGGCGCGAAGGGCGGCATCCGCGTCGACCCGCGCAAGCTGTCGCGCGGCGAGCTCGAGCGCGTCACGCGCCGCTACACGAGCGAAATCGGCATCATCATCGGCCCGAACACCGATATTCCCGCGCCTGACGTCAACACCAACGAACAGGTGATGGCGTGGATGATGGACACGTACTCGATGAACCAGGGCCAGACCGCGACGGGCGTCGTGACCGGCAAGCCGATTTCCCTCGGCGGTTCGCTCGGCCGCAAGGAAGCGACGGGGCGCGGCGTGTTCGTCGTCGGCTGCGAAGCCGCGAAGAAGAAGGGTGTCGAGGTCGAAGGCGCGCGCATCGCGGTGCAAGGCTTCGGCAACGTCGGCGGGATCGCCGCGCGCCTGTTCCAGGAAGCGGGCGCGAAGGTGATCGTGGTTCAGGATCACACGGGCACGATCTACCGGCCGGCGGGCGTCGATACGGTGAAGCTGCTCGAGCACGTCGCGAACACGGGCGGCGTCGCCGGTTTCGAAGGCGCGGAACCGATGCCGAACGACGAGTTCTGGACGGTCGAGACCGAGATCCTGATCCCGGCCGCGCTCGAAAACCAGATCACCGAGAAGAACGCGTCGAAGATCCGCACGAAGATCATCGTCGAAGGCGCGAACGGCCCGACGACGACGGCCGCGGACGACATCCTGAACGCGAACGGCGTGCTCGTGATTCCCGACGTGATCGCGAACGCGGGCGGCGTGACCGTGTCGTACTTCGAGTGGGTGCAGGACTTCTCGAGCTTCTTCTGGACGGAAGACGAGATCAACCATCGTCTCGAGCGCGTGATGCGCGAAGCGTTCGCCGGCGTGTGGGCGGTCGCGGAAGAGCACAAGGTGTCGGTGCGTACCGCGGCGTTCATCGTTGCGTGCAAGCGTATCCTGATGGCGCGCGAAATGCGCGGCCTGTACCCCTGA
- the pyrC gene encoding dihydroorotase: protein MNAPAPATLTLARPDDWHLHVRDGAMLAAVLPHTARQFGRAIIMPNLKPPVTTTAQAQAYRERILAALPAGMTFEPLMTLYLTDNTPADEIRRARESGFVHGVKLYPAGATTNSDAGVTDLLGKCAKTLEAMQEVGMPLLVHGEVTDASIDLFDREKVFIDRVMEPLRRALPGLKVVFEHITTKDAADYVRDADAAPGLLGATITAHHLLYNRNAMFVGGIRPHYYCLPVLKRETHRVALIAAATSGNPRFFLGTDSAPHVKGAKEAACGCAGCYTALHALELYAEAFDQAGALDKLEGFASFFGADFYGLPRGGEMVTLRRETWELPREIGAGDASVVPLRGGEPIGWRLT from the coding sequence ATGAATGCTCCTGCTCCCGCCACGCTGACCCTCGCACGCCCCGACGACTGGCACTTGCACGTGCGCGACGGCGCGATGCTCGCGGCCGTCCTGCCGCACACCGCCCGCCAGTTCGGGCGCGCGATTATCATGCCGAACCTGAAGCCGCCTGTCACGACGACCGCGCAGGCGCAGGCGTACCGCGAGCGCATCCTGGCCGCGCTGCCGGCCGGCATGACGTTCGAGCCGCTGATGACGCTGTACCTGACCGACAACACGCCCGCCGACGAGATCCGCCGCGCGCGCGAAAGCGGCTTCGTGCACGGCGTGAAGCTGTATCCGGCGGGCGCGACGACGAACTCGGACGCCGGCGTGACCGATCTGCTCGGCAAATGCGCGAAGACGCTTGAGGCGATGCAGGAAGTCGGGATGCCGCTCCTCGTGCACGGCGAGGTGACGGACGCGTCGATCGACCTGTTCGATCGCGAAAAGGTGTTCATCGACCGCGTAATGGAACCGCTGCGCCGCGCGCTGCCGGGGCTCAAGGTAGTGTTCGAGCACATTACGACGAAGGACGCGGCCGACTACGTGCGCGACGCCGACGCGGCGCCCGGCCTCCTCGGCGCGACGATCACCGCGCATCATCTGCTGTACAACCGCAACGCGATGTTTGTTGGCGGGATCCGGCCGCATTACTACTGCCTGCCGGTGCTGAAGCGCGAGACGCACCGGGTCGCGCTCATTGCCGCGGCGACGTCGGGCAATCCGCGCTTCTTCCTCGGCACCGACAGCGCGCCGCACGTGAAGGGCGCGAAAGAGGCCGCGTGCGGCTGCGCGGGCTGCTATACGGCGCTGCACGCGCTCGAGCTGTATGCGGAGGCGTTCGACCAGGCGGGCGCGCTCGACAAGCTCGAAGGCTTCGCGAGCTTCTTCGGCGCGGATTTCTATGGGTTGCCGCGCGGCGGCGAGATGGTGACGCTGCGCCGCGAGACGTGGGAGTTGCCGCGCGAGATCGGCGCGGGCGACGCGTCTGTCGTGCCGCTGCGCGGCGGCGAGCCGATCGGCTGGCGGCTTACCTGA